The nucleotide sequence CCTCTTAGGAGGTCTCTCCTTGAAAATCCGCGCCAATTCCAACATAGCCGCTATTCCCGAGGCGCTCTCAGCACCAGGCGCGAGGGAAGGAGCTATTGATATGGAATCAAAGAAGGATTCAATGATTATCAGCTGGTTTTTAAGTTCTTCGTCGCTGCCCGGAAGGAATCCTATCACATTATAACCTGTTCTGCGTTCCCAGGGCATTGAGCATTTAACAACAACTTCAAGATTTGGATTCTCAGCGATAAGTTTCTTAAGGGTTTGAGCATCCTGTTTTTTCACCCAGAAACGCGCTATATCAATGGGGATGGAGATGAACTTCGCCTCTGCCTCACCCCGCATAGTTGTATCAGGCTCTTCAAAAAGAACAACTTTGACCCCTAGGCGGGGGGCATTGAGCCAATGGGAACCGCAGTTGAAATTCAACAATGCTACCGAGCCCTCAACCTTCTTCCCATCAAAGGAGTGAAGATATCCGTCTCCCGCATAGATTAAGGGACCTCTAACCCCTTCAGGTGGGAGGGAGGGAGTTCTTATCGCATTCGGCCAGAGGGGGTAGATGCGCATCTTTATATTGAGGGCGGGAATCTCAAGGCTGGCTTCCCTATCGTAGGGGATGGGGAGCGTATACTCCTCCATCGTGACATCCTGAAGCCCTATCTCCTCAAACTTTTTCTTTACATATTTGGCTGCCGCATCACATCCCGGATAGCCCGTGACCCTGCTGGGAAACGAGGATAGATAAGCTATTGTTTCTCGTATATTCTGCTCGTTAACAGCTGAGGTCAGCTCCCGATAGAGCTTGCGCAGCTCAGGAGTGAGCTTGACCTTCTCCTGTCCGTGCAAGAAAGCCACGGACAAGAAGAGCACAGACATTATAATAGTTATACTTTTTCGCATTTGGAGTCCCTTCCTTTCCCCAAAGTTTTGGTTATTTTTAGAATAGTATAGAAAAAATCCTTTGTCAATATCATCTACATCATCAATATTTTATAAAAGCAACAAGTGCATTGCAATATTTTTAAACCATTATTCAAACCTCTGCAAGGTGAAAGAGAAATTTAAAGCGTTAAAAACATTTGACACCCATATTTATTATATCTAAAATAAAAGTGATGGAAAAAGAAAGCGCTTTAAGACAGGAAATAGTTGAAGTTGGCAGAAGGCTCTGGCAGAAGGGCTTTGTAGCTGCCAACGACGGAAATATCACCTGTAGACTTGATGATAATTTCATCCTTACCACCCCTACAGGTGTCTCCAAGGGTTTTATGACCCCCGATATGATAGTTAAGGTAGACATGGACGGCAACGCCACGGAGGGCTACCTGAAACCATCCTCGGAAATTTTCGTCCACCTTATGATTTATAAAGAGCGTCCCGATGTCAAAGCCGTCCTCCACGCCCATCCTCCCTTTGCCACCGCATTCGCTGTCGCCGGTATCTCCCTTGAGCATCCTGTCCTCCCAGAAGCTATCCTCCACCTTGACGGCGTTCCTCTTTCCCCCTACGGAACACCAGGCACACCCGAGCTCGTTGAAGCCATCAGACCCTATATCAGGAATAGAAACGCTGTCCTCTTGGAGAATCACGGGGCGTTCACAGTCGGCGATACACCCATCCACGCATACTATAGAATGGAGACATT is from bacterium and encodes:
- a CDS encoding class II aldolase/adducin family protein — translated: MEKESALRQEIVEVGRRLWQKGFVAANDGNITCRLDDNFILTTPTGVSKGFMTPDMIVKVDMDGNATEGYLKPSSEIFVHLMIYKERPDVKAVLHAHPPFATAFAVAGISLEHPVLPEAILHLDGVPLSPYGTPGTPELVEAIRPYIRNRNAVLLENHGAFTVGDTPIHAYYRMETLEHFAKISLLARLLGGERVLSQEEVSRLLQSRNRAPASHLCQDCAFRALGEQGLEGLVDRITKRIMEELSKDGSFGSDRG